One segment of Comamonas thiooxydans DNA contains the following:
- a CDS encoding JmjC domain-containing protein, whose amino-acid sequence MDINTPLTLLGGLTASQFMRRHWHKKPLLVRQAIPGFKAPIPRARLLAMAGEDGVESRLIQQLEGDNWKLSHGPLSRRSLPALTKPGWTVLVQGVDMHDAKAHDLLQQFRFVPEARLDDLMISFATDQGGVGPHFDSYDVFLLQAQGKRRWRIGRQKDLSLQQGKPLKILSNFEPEEEFVLEPGDMLYLPPKWAHDGVAEGECMTYSIGFRSPDRSELGRELLLRMSDEPDEPETPVIYRDPKQEAVSNPALIPEGMYDFAREALKKAMAEPLALERALGEYLSDPKPNVWFEHGDENGMFESVVLDRRTRMMYDARHIFINGESYLAGGRDATLMRKLADTRALSRKDLATASDDALELLSSWFDAGWVRSGD is encoded by the coding sequence ATGGACATCAATACGCCGCTCACCCTGCTGGGTGGGCTCACCGCCTCTCAATTCATGCGCCGCCACTGGCACAAAAAGCCCTTGCTGGTGCGCCAGGCCATCCCCGGCTTCAAGGCCCCGATTCCGCGCGCCCGACTGCTGGCCATGGCGGGCGAGGATGGCGTGGAGTCACGCCTGATCCAGCAGCTCGAAGGCGACAACTGGAAGCTCAGCCACGGCCCGCTGTCCCGTCGCAGCCTGCCTGCATTGACCAAGCCGGGCTGGACCGTGCTGGTGCAGGGCGTGGACATGCATGACGCCAAGGCGCATGATTTGCTGCAGCAGTTCCGCTTTGTGCCCGAGGCGCGCCTCGATGATCTGATGATCAGCTTTGCCACCGATCAGGGCGGCGTAGGCCCGCATTTCGACAGCTATGACGTGTTTCTGCTGCAGGCCCAGGGCAAGCGCCGCTGGCGCATCGGTCGTCAAAAAGACCTGTCGCTGCAACAGGGCAAGCCACTGAAAATTCTCTCCAATTTCGAGCCCGAGGAAGAGTTCGTTCTGGAGCCCGGCGACATGCTGTATCTGCCTCCCAAATGGGCGCATGACGGAGTGGCGGAAGGCGAATGCATGACGTATTCGATAGGCTTTCGCTCGCCCGATCGCAGCGAGCTGGGCCGCGAGCTGCTGCTGCGCATGTCGGACGAGCCCGACGAGCCCGAAACTCCGGTCATTTATCGCGACCCCAAGCAGGAGGCCGTGAGCAACCCGGCTCTGATTCCTGAAGGCATGTATGACTTTGCCCGCGAGGCACTGAAGAAGGCCATGGCAGAGCCGCTGGCGCTGGAGCGCGCGCTGGGCGAATACCTGAGCGATCCCAAGCCCAATGTCTGGTTCGAGCATGGCGATGAAAACGGCATGTTCGAGAGCGTGGTGCTGGATCGCCGAACGCGCATGATGTATGACGCCAGGCACATCTTCATCAATGGCGAAAGCTATCTGGCTGGCGGTCGCGATGCCACGTTGATGCGCAAGCTGGCTGACACCCGGGCGCTGTCGCGCAAGGATCTGGCAACTGCCAGCGATGACGCGCTGGAGTTGCTGTCGTCGTGGTTTGATGCTGGCTGGGTTCGCTCCGGCGACTGA
- a CDS encoding FAD-binding oxidoreductase produces MTSKYMALPKGMSESSFDAAIAQFKKALGEDNVMIKDELVRPYTKVMMAVPTEEHTPSAVVTATTVEQVQEVVKICNAHKVPVWTISTGRNFGYGSAAPGQRGQVVLDLRKMNKIIHVDPELCTALVEPGVTYQMLYDYLEENKIPLMLSFSAPSAIAGPLGNTMDRGVGYTPYGEHFMMQCGMEVVMANGDVLRTGMGGVKGDKAWQVFKWGYGPTLDGMFTQSNYGICTKMGFWLMPKPPVFKPLEIQFDEDSDISEIVEFIRPLRIAQVIPNSVVIAGVLWEASTCNTRRSDYTTEPGHTPDAILKQIQKDKHLGAWNVYAALYGTREQVDVNFKIVQDALKKLGKGRLITEEMAGDTQPFKYRAQLMSGVPNLQEFGLYNWRGGGGSMWFAPVSQARGSECDKQKSLAKKILNKHGLDYVGEFIVGWRDMHHVIDVLYDRSNEEETKRANACFAELLDEFEKEGYAVYRVNTAFQERVAQSYGPVKRDIERKIKRALDPNGILAPGKCGINI; encoded by the coding sequence ATGACAAGCAAATACATGGCCCTGCCCAAGGGTATGAGCGAGAGCAGCTTCGATGCGGCCATCGCCCAATTCAAGAAGGCCCTGGGCGAAGACAATGTGATGATCAAGGACGAGCTGGTTCGTCCCTACACCAAGGTGATGATGGCTGTGCCCACCGAAGAGCACACACCTTCCGCCGTGGTGACTGCCACCACCGTGGAGCAGGTGCAAGAGGTGGTCAAGATCTGCAACGCGCACAAGGTGCCCGTATGGACCATCTCCACCGGCCGCAACTTCGGCTACGGCTCGGCCGCACCGGGCCAGCGCGGCCAGGTGGTGCTGGATCTGCGCAAGATGAACAAGATCATCCACGTGGACCCCGAACTGTGCACGGCCCTGGTCGAGCCTGGCGTGACCTACCAGATGCTCTACGACTACCTCGAAGAGAACAAGATTCCCTTGATGCTGTCGTTCTCGGCACCTTCGGCCATTGCCGGCCCTCTGGGCAACACCATGGACCGCGGCGTGGGCTACACCCCCTACGGCGAACACTTCATGATGCAGTGCGGCATGGAAGTGGTGATGGCCAACGGCGATGTGCTGCGCACCGGCATGGGAGGCGTCAAGGGCGACAAGGCCTGGCAGGTGTTCAAGTGGGGCTACGGCCCGACGCTGGACGGCATGTTCACCCAGTCCAACTACGGCATATGCACCAAGATGGGTTTCTGGCTGATGCCCAAGCCCCCGGTCTTCAAGCCGCTGGAAATCCAGTTCGACGAAGACAGCGATATCTCCGAGATCGTGGAATTCATCCGCCCCCTGCGCATCGCCCAGGTCATCCCCAATTCGGTAGTGATTGCCGGCGTGCTGTGGGAGGCATCCACCTGCAACACCCGCCGCTCGGACTACACCACCGAGCCCGGCCATACGCCCGACGCCATCCTCAAGCAGATCCAGAAAGACAAGCATCTGGGCGCCTGGAATGTCTACGCTGCGCTGTACGGCACCAGGGAGCAGGTCGACGTCAACTTCAAGATCGTGCAGGACGCACTCAAGAAGCTGGGCAAGGGCCGCTTGATCACCGAGGAGATGGCTGGCGACACCCAGCCCTTCAAGTACCGTGCCCAGCTCATGTCGGGCGTGCCCAACCTGCAGGAATTCGGCCTGTACAACTGGCGCGGGGGTGGCGGCTCGATGTGGTTTGCTCCTGTGTCGCAGGCGCGCGGCAGCGAGTGCGACAAGCAGAAGTCGCTGGCCAAGAAGATCCTCAACAAGCATGGCCTGGACTATGTGGGCGAGTTCATCGTCGGCTGGCGCGATATGCACCATGTCATCGACGTGCTCTACGACCGCAGCAACGAAGAGGAAACCAAGCGTGCCAACGCCTGCTTTGCCGAGCTGCTGGACGAGTTCGAAAAGGAAGGCTATGCCGTGTACCGCGTGAACACGGCCTTCCAGGAGCGCGTGGCGCAGAGCTACGGCCCGGTCAAGCGCGATATCGAGCGCAAGATCAAGCGTGCTCTGGACCCCAACGGCATTCTGGCTCCAGGCAAGTGCGGGATAAACATTTGA
- a CDS encoding SDR family oxidoreductase, which translates to MARIIITGASDGIGAEMARQLAQTHGSRLQLTLAARNAGNLQAVAEQCRLLGVQVLEVPTDVSEEAQCRALIDAAVQQFGGLDALINNAGISAHALFEQVSAQDLGWYERLMRINLWGSVWCTHAALPHLKASQGSIVAVSSLAGLIGVPGRTAYSASKFAMAGFFEALRIELKPAGVSVTTAYPGVVDTRIRYHGYNARGEAAGVSGLKEDGAMTVAECARLILDGLKRRQREVVMTGKGKLGRFIKLIAPGMVEDMALAALQDDVKPH; encoded by the coding sequence ATGGCCCGCATCATCATCACCGGAGCCTCGGACGGCATAGGCGCCGAAATGGCACGCCAGCTGGCACAAACCCATGGCAGCCGGCTGCAGCTGACGCTGGCCGCGCGCAATGCCGGCAATCTGCAAGCCGTGGCAGAACAATGCCGGCTCCTGGGGGTGCAGGTGCTGGAAGTTCCCACCGATGTGAGCGAAGAGGCCCAGTGCCGCGCGCTGATCGACGCCGCCGTGCAGCAGTTTGGCGGGCTGGATGCCCTGATCAACAATGCCGGGATCTCGGCCCATGCGCTCTTTGAACAGGTCAGCGCACAAGACCTGGGCTGGTATGAGAGGCTGATGCGCATCAACCTCTGGGGCAGCGTCTGGTGCACCCACGCGGCGCTGCCGCACCTCAAGGCCAGCCAGGGCTCCATCGTCGCCGTGTCTTCGCTGGCCGGCCTGATCGGTGTGCCGGGCCGCACGGCCTATAGCGCCAGCAAGTTCGCCATGGCCGGCTTCTTCGAAGCCCTGCGCATCGAGCTCAAGCCCGCCGGCGTGAGCGTGACCACCGCCTACCCCGGCGTGGTGGATACGCGCATCCGCTACCACGGCTACAACGCCAGAGGCGAGGCCGCAGGCGTCAGCGGCCTCAAGGAAGACGGTGCGATGACGGTGGCCGAATGCGCGCGCCTCATCCTTGACGGCCTGAAGCGCCGTCAGCGCGAGGTGGTGATGACAGGCAAGGGCAAGCTGGGCCGCTTCATCAAGCTGATCGCCCCGGGCATGGTGGAAGACATGGCCCTGGCCGCACTCCAGGACGATGTGAAGCCGCACTGA
- the dapA gene encoding 4-hydroxy-tetrahydrodipicolinate synthase yields MTSPSVALTGSIVALITPMLEDGSVDYPSLRKLIDWHVAEGTNCIGVVGTTGESPTVNVEEHCEIIRVAVEQAAGRVSIMAGCGANSTHEAIELARYAKKVGADSQLQVVPYYNKPTQEGQYQHFKAIAEATGDLPVVLYNVPGRSVADMQHDTVLRLAQIPGIIGIKEATGNIERAQWLIRDVPAGFGVYSGDDPTAVALMLCGGHGNISVTANVAPRLMSELCKAAMAGDTKRAMEIQFKLMPLHKSLFVEANPIPVKWAAARMGLCGPAMRLPMTPLSEQCEAVVEDALRKVGVL; encoded by the coding sequence ATGACATCACCCTCCGTTGCTCTCACTGGCAGCATTGTTGCCCTCATTACGCCCATGCTCGAAGACGGTAGCGTCGACTACCCGTCGCTGCGCAAACTCATCGACTGGCATGTGGCCGAAGGCACCAACTGCATCGGTGTGGTCGGCACCACCGGTGAATCGCCCACCGTGAATGTCGAAGAGCATTGCGAAATCATTCGTGTCGCCGTGGAACAGGCCGCCGGCCGCGTCTCCATCATGGCCGGCTGCGGAGCCAACAGCACGCACGAAGCCATCGAGCTGGCCAGGTACGCCAAGAAGGTGGGCGCCGACAGCCAGCTGCAGGTCGTTCCCTACTACAACAAGCCCACGCAGGAAGGCCAGTACCAGCACTTCAAGGCCATCGCCGAAGCCACTGGCGACCTGCCCGTGGTCCTGTACAACGTGCCCGGCCGCTCGGTTGCGGACATGCAGCATGACACCGTGCTGCGCCTGGCCCAGATCCCCGGCATCATCGGCATCAAGGAAGCCACCGGCAACATCGAGCGCGCTCAATGGCTGATCCGCGACGTGCCTGCCGGCTTCGGCGTCTACTCTGGCGACGACCCCACCGCAGTGGCACTGATGCTGTGCGGCGGCCACGGCAATATCAGCGTGACGGCCAACGTCGCTCCCCGCCTGATGAGCGAGCTGTGCAAGGCCGCCATGGCTGGTGATACCAAGCGTGCCATGGAAATCCAGTTCAAGCTCATGCCCCTGCACAAGAGCCTGTTTGTCGAAGCCAATCCCATTCCCGTGAAATGGGCAGCAGCCCGCATGGGTTTGTGCGGCCCCGCCATGCGTCTGCCCATGACGCCGCTGAGCGAGCAATGCGAAGCAGTTGTTGAGGATGCTCTGCGTAAAGTTGGCGTACTCTGA
- the bamC gene encoding outer membrane protein assembly factor BamC: MKQQTARLSLLSIALGLSACTTTFQETKIDYKSAGKNQAPSLEVPPDLTQLSQDSRYTVPGGVVSAAAMQANAKAAKPADNNTAANKIGDVRIERDGAEHWLVVDRAADKLWEPTRDFWLENGFIYSMEDRQLGILETDWAENRAKLPQDIIRKSLGKVFDSLYSTSERDKFRTRLEREPDGKTRIYVTHRGMQEVYTSERKDNTIWQPRPRDPELETEFLRRIMVKLGVSEEQASAVAKADKSAATTSTGARMDTINGVPTLQLEEGFERAWRRVGVALDRTGFTVEDRDRSRGLYYVRYVDPNAKPESKGFFSKIFSQGKEAAAPQKYQIQVKGDGNKSQVSVLNEQGQPDSSTNGQRIVRIITDDLK, from the coding sequence GTGAAACAACAAACAGCACGTTTGAGCCTGCTCAGCATCGCGCTGGGCCTGTCTGCCTGCACGACCACGTTCCAAGAGACCAAGATCGACTACAAGAGCGCGGGCAAGAATCAAGCTCCCTCTCTTGAAGTCCCTCCGGATCTGACGCAGCTGTCGCAAGACTCGCGCTATACCGTCCCTGGTGGCGTGGTATCCGCTGCTGCCATGCAGGCCAATGCCAAGGCCGCCAAGCCTGCCGACAACAACACTGCGGCCAACAAGATTGGCGACGTCCGCATCGAGCGCGACGGTGCCGAGCATTGGCTCGTGGTTGATCGTGCAGCCGACAAGCTCTGGGAGCCCACTCGCGACTTCTGGCTGGAAAACGGCTTCATCTACTCGATGGAAGACCGCCAGCTGGGCATTCTCGAGACCGACTGGGCCGAAAACCGCGCCAAGCTGCCTCAGGACATCATCCGCAAAAGCCTGGGCAAAGTGTTCGATTCGCTCTACTCCACCAGCGAGCGCGACAAATTCCGCACCCGCCTGGAGCGCGAGCCCGATGGCAAGACCCGCATCTATGTCACCCACCGTGGCATGCAGGAGGTCTACACCAGCGAGCGCAAGGACAACACCATCTGGCAACCGCGTCCTCGCGACCCCGAACTGGAAACCGAATTCCTGCGCCGCATCATGGTCAAGCTGGGTGTGAGCGAAGAGCAGGCCTCTGCCGTTGCCAAGGCGGACAAGTCTGCAGCCACCACCTCGACCGGCGCACGCATGGACACCATCAACGGTGTGCCCACGCTGCAGCTGGAAGAAGGCTTTGAGCGTGCATGGCGCCGCGTTGGCGTGGCACTGGACCGCACCGGCTTCACCGTGGAAGACCGCGACCGCAGCCGCGGCCTCTACTACGTGCGCTACGTGGACCCGAACGCCAAGCCTGAGTCCAAGGGCTTCTTCAGCAAGATCTTCAGCCAGGGCAAGGAAGCTGCCGCGCCTCAGAAGTATCAGATCCAGGTCAAGGGTGACGGCAACAAGTCCCAGGTCAGCGTGCTCAATGAGCAAGGCCAGCCGGACAGCTCCACCAACGGCCAGCGTATCGTTCGCATCATCACCGATGATCTGAAGTAA
- a CDS encoding AraC family transcriptional regulator, with translation MRPDIPAYQVTEKMTEMQGAQAVGAWQHWMSTLYGLESDVYGDQHFSARLGTFELGALGMTRIEASRHRVRRTSASMARRSTDFLKIVAPWHGEARVCQNGREAVARSGQWLIYDTTQEYEVLNPEWCEHLIITLPKSRFEDHGRAIDALMGRYVGGGEGVSRIALDMMRGTFAECRAMGQGLAQHVTDSLLQLIQLSLLDACGRAASLSASELLLGRIKAYVRQHLRDPALSVDAVAAALNCSKRHLYNAFADERLSISQHIWAERVALFQRELLSPANRHCTLTELALASGFASGAHLSRLFKQHTGQTPAQFRAGVQASSLLN, from the coding sequence ATGCGGCCAGACATTCCTGCCTACCAAGTGACCGAGAAGATGACCGAGATGCAAGGTGCCCAAGCCGTGGGCGCCTGGCAGCACTGGATGTCCACGCTCTATGGCCTGGAGAGCGATGTCTATGGCGACCAGCATTTCTCGGCGCGACTGGGAACCTTCGAGCTGGGGGCGCTGGGGATGACCCGGATCGAGGCCAGTCGCCATCGCGTGCGACGCACTTCGGCCAGCATGGCACGCCGCAGCACCGACTTTCTCAAGATCGTGGCCCCCTGGCATGGCGAGGCCCGCGTCTGCCAGAACGGGCGCGAAGCCGTGGCGCGCAGCGGCCAGTGGCTGATCTACGACACCACGCAGGAGTACGAGGTGCTCAACCCGGAGTGGTGCGAGCATCTGATCATCACCCTGCCTAAAAGCCGCTTCGAGGACCATGGCCGCGCCATCGACGCCCTCATGGGGCGCTATGTGGGCGGCGGCGAAGGCGTGTCCCGCATTGCGCTGGACATGATGCGCGGCACTTTTGCCGAATGCCGGGCCATGGGCCAGGGTCTGGCCCAGCATGTGACGGATTCGCTGCTGCAGCTGATCCAGCTGTCCCTGCTCGACGCCTGCGGCCGTGCGGCCTCGCTGAGCGCCAGCGAGCTGCTGCTGGGCCGCATCAAGGCCTATGTGCGCCAGCATCTGCGCGATCCGGCCCTGAGCGTGGATGCCGTGGCCGCAGCGCTCAACTGCAGCAAGCGTCATCTCTACAACGCCTTTGCCGATGAGCGGCTGTCCATCAGCCAGCATATCTGGGCCGAGCGCGTGGCCCTGTTCCAGCGCGAACTGCTCAGCCCTGCCAATCGCCACTGCACCCTGACCGAGCTGGCGCTGGCCAGCGGCTTTGCCAGCGGCGCGCATCTGAGCCGCCTGTTCAAGCAGCACACGGGACAGACGCCTGCGCAGTTCAGGGCCGGCGTGCAGGCATCGAGCCTGCTGAATTAA
- a CDS encoding helix-turn-helix domain-containing protein has protein sequence MTAPVVLSTDGLPEKETAPAWQDWMAQLFSGLDTDLYGDTCFDGHLSVAYAGDVMLTKLDAGRHRVIRDSHRLRDSEAAYLKIVAPWSGHAEVEQYGSKASVSNGSWAIYDTSQPYVVANPQHTEHLIMMVPKQSIAERGLRLENLMGRSVGGSAGIARIALQTMRSTYQELDNMAAPLARRAGELLVDMVHLSLQALGGQATAVTQKQALYDRICEHVASHVRDPGLSVDQVAEALNCSRRHLHNAFAGRDQSLGGFIQQSRLELCMRELHSPALAHRTITDIAMGCGFGNSAHFSRAFKAYAGMSPSEFRALGH, from the coding sequence ATGACCGCGCCCGTGGTACTGAGTACCGATGGTCTTCCCGAGAAGGAAACTGCACCAGCCTGGCAGGACTGGATGGCGCAGCTGTTCTCGGGACTGGATACGGATCTGTATGGCGACACCTGTTTTGACGGGCATCTGAGCGTGGCATACGCAGGCGATGTGATGCTCACCAAGCTGGATGCCGGGCGCCACCGCGTCATACGCGACAGCCACCGTCTGCGCGACAGCGAAGCGGCCTATCTCAAGATCGTCGCGCCCTGGAGCGGCCATGCAGAGGTGGAGCAGTACGGCAGCAAGGCCAGCGTGAGCAATGGCAGCTGGGCCATCTATGACACCTCGCAGCCCTATGTGGTGGCCAATCCCCAGCACACGGAGCATCTGATCATGATGGTGCCCAAACAGAGCATTGCCGAGCGAGGCCTGCGTCTGGAAAACCTCATGGGTCGATCGGTGGGAGGCAGCGCCGGCATTGCGCGCATTGCTCTGCAGACCATGCGCAGCACTTACCAGGAACTGGACAATATGGCGGCACCGCTGGCACGCCGCGCAGGGGAGTTGCTGGTGGACATGGTGCATCTGTCCCTGCAGGCACTTGGCGGGCAGGCCACGGCGGTGACGCAAAAGCAGGCCCTGTACGACCGCATCTGCGAGCATGTGGCCAGCCATGTGCGCGACCCTGGGTTGTCGGTCGATCAGGTGGCCGAAGCACTCAATTGCAGCCGTCGACATCTGCACAACGCCTTTGCGGGGCGAGACCAGTCGCTTGGCGGCTTCATCCAGCAAAGCCGGCTGGAGCTCTGCATGCGGGAGCTGCATTCCCCGGCGCTCGCGCACCGCACCATTACAGACATTGCCATGGGCTGTGGTTTTGGCAACAGCGCGCACTTCAGCCGTGCCTTCAAGGCCTATGCCGGCATGTCGCCGTCCGAGTTCAGAGCGCTCGGTCATTGA
- a CDS encoding aldehyde dehydrogenase: protein MIEQSMLIGGQTAQASNGATFERRNPLDGSVATRAPAATTADAVRAVEAAQAAFPAWAALGPTERRLMLMKASQALEAKAEAFAAAMAAETGASGIWAGFNVHLAANMFLEAASLTTQINGQLIPSDIPGSMAMAVRQPAGVVLGIAPWNAPIILAVRAIATPLACGNTVILKGSELCPATHGLIIEALQEGGLPPGVVNFVTNAPEDAGTVVEAMVAHPAVRRVNFTGSTRVGRIIGQTCAKYLKPVILELGGKAPFLVLDDADIDSAVAGCTFGAFANSGQICMSTERIIVDEAVAEEFIGKLVARATTLPLGDPRKGPVVLGSVVDMNTVNRVNELIDDAVTKGARVLCGGKASDTLMAATLIDGVTPEMRIFREETFAPVKAIVRVRGEEQAIAMANDNEFGLSSAVYTRDTARGWRVAGRIEAGICHVNGPTVHDEAQMPFGGVKNSGYGHFGGQAGIDAFTDTRWITMQTTARHYPF, encoded by the coding sequence ATGATTGAACAAAGCATGCTCATCGGCGGTCAGACCGCACAGGCCAGCAATGGCGCCACTTTCGAGCGCAGAAACCCTCTGGACGGATCGGTCGCCACGCGTGCCCCGGCCGCCACAACAGCCGACGCCGTGCGTGCCGTGGAGGCCGCTCAAGCGGCCTTCCCGGCCTGGGCAGCCCTGGGCCCTACCGAGCGCCGATTGATGCTGATGAAGGCCTCGCAGGCCCTGGAAGCCAAGGCAGAGGCCTTTGCCGCAGCCATGGCGGCAGAAACCGGCGCCTCGGGCATCTGGGCCGGTTTCAATGTGCATCTGGCCGCCAATATGTTTCTCGAAGCCGCATCGCTGACCACCCAGATCAACGGCCAGCTGATTCCTTCGGACATTCCCGGCAGCATGGCCATGGCAGTGCGCCAGCCTGCCGGCGTGGTGCTGGGCATCGCCCCCTGGAATGCCCCCATCATCTTGGCCGTGCGCGCCATTGCCACGCCCCTGGCCTGCGGCAACACCGTGATCCTCAAGGGCTCGGAACTGTGTCCCGCCACCCACGGCCTGATCATCGAAGCGCTGCAGGAAGGCGGCTTGCCGCCCGGCGTGGTGAACTTTGTGACCAATGCGCCCGAAGACGCCGGCACAGTGGTCGAAGCCATGGTGGCCCACCCCGCCGTGCGCCGCGTGAACTTCACCGGCTCCACGCGCGTAGGTCGCATCATCGGCCAGACCTGCGCCAAATACCTCAAGCCCGTCATCCTGGAGCTGGGCGGCAAGGCTCCATTCCTGGTCCTGGACGATGCCGACATCGACTCCGCAGTGGCCGGCTGCACCTTTGGCGCTTTCGCCAACTCGGGCCAGATATGCATGTCCACCGAGCGCATCATCGTGGACGAGGCCGTGGCCGAGGAGTTCATCGGAAAACTGGTGGCCCGCGCCACAACCCTGCCTCTGGGCGACCCTCGCAAAGGCCCTGTGGTGCTGGGCTCCGTCGTGGACATGAACACCGTGAACCGCGTCAACGAACTCATCGATGACGCCGTGACCAAGGGTGCCAGGGTTCTTTGCGGCGGCAAGGCCAGCGACACCCTCATGGCCGCCACGCTGATCGACGGCGTGACTCCCGAGATGCGAATCTTCCGTGAAGAGACCTTTGCCCCGGTGAAGGCCATCGTGCGCGTGCGTGGCGAAGAGCAGGCCATCGCCATGGCCAACGACAACGAGTTCGGCCTGTCTTCCGCCGTCTACACCAGGGACACGGCCCGTGGTTGGCGCGTGGCCGGCCGCATCGAGGCGGGCATCTGTCATGTCAACGGCCCCACCGTGCACGACGAGGCACAGATGCCTTTCGGCGGCGTGAAGAACTCGGGCTACGGTCACTTTGGCGGCCAGGCCGGTATTGACGCCTTCACCGACACCCGCTGGATCACCATGCAGACCACCGCACGTCACTACCCCTTCTAA
- a CDS encoding cytochrome c gives MRQRPQVQRQHGQGADPKLRLVSADPQNHRRPTLKHASQLALAALLSGLSLAASAADSHHIGPGQRFYEKTCAKCHEAGIGPVIKGRGFPPATYVIIARNGMNAMPSFRVTDIDDATLEDLANYLSKTEAPKAAEPARK, from the coding sequence ATGAGGCAAAGACCTCAGGTGCAGCGCCAGCATGGGCAAGGCGCGGACCCCAAGCTGCGCCTTGTGTCTGCCGACCCACAGAACCACCGGAGACCCACGTTGAAACATGCCTCCCAACTGGCCCTGGCAGCCCTGCTGTCCGGCCTCAGCCTCGCCGCCTCGGCTGCGGACTCTCACCACATTGGCCCCGGCCAGCGCTTCTACGAAAAGACCTGCGCCAAATGCCATGAAGCCGGCATAGGCCCCGTCATCAAGGGGCGAGGCTTTCCGCCCGCGACCTACGTGATCATTGCGCGCAACGGCATGAACGCCATGCCATCCTTTCGCGTGACCGATATCGATGACGCCACGCTGGAAGACTTGGCAAACTACCTGTCCAAGACAGAGGCTCCCAAGGCTGCCGAGCCGGCCAGGAAGTAA
- a CDS encoding methyltransferase domain-containing protein, producing MQGFGCGHCYSFRKMTSHTQPPTPATIPATAASHCAQEASTWIARFAHLVRPQGSVLDLACGMGRHTRFFSALNHTLTSVDKAPEATRSVADIAETITADIENNAWPLTGRSFDGVVVTNYLWRPLWPLILDTVKPGGVLIYETFAQGNEAYGKPSRPDFLLAPGELLQVCAGWNIVAYEHGLLEQPERVVQRIAAIRPDGAALTPAPLLPA from the coding sequence ATGCAAGGATTTGGCTGCGGGCACTGCTATAGTTTTCGCAAGATGACCAGCCACACCCAGCCTCCCACACCCGCCACCATTCCTGCGACTGCCGCCAGCCACTGCGCGCAGGAAGCTTCTACCTGGATTGCCCGCTTTGCCCATCTGGTACGCCCGCAGGGCTCGGTGCTGGATCTGGCCTGCGGCATGGGCCGCCATACCCGTTTCTTCTCGGCCTTGAATCACACGTTGACCAGCGTGGACAAGGCGCCGGAGGCGACCCGGTCCGTGGCGGATATCGCCGAGACGATTACCGCCGACATCGAGAACAACGCCTGGCCGCTGACGGGCCGCAGCTTTGACGGCGTGGTCGTCACCAACTATCTGTGGCGTCCGCTGTGGCCGCTGATTCTGGACACCGTCAAGCCCGGCGGCGTGCTGATCTACGAAACCTTCGCCCAGGGCAACGAGGCCTATGGCAAGCCCTCGCGCCCGGACTTTCTGCTGGCTCCCGGCGAGCTGCTGCAGGTCTGCGCCGGCTGGAACATCGTCGCCTACGAGCACGGCCTGCTTGAGCAGCCCGAGCGCGTGGTTCAGCGCATTGCCGCCATCCGGCCCGATGGTGCAGCGCTCACGCCTGCCCCATTGCTGCCAGCCTGA